From the genome of Homalodisca vitripennis isolate AUS2020 chromosome 8, UT_GWSS_2.1, whole genome shotgun sequence, one region includes:
- the LOC124367142 gene encoding neprilysin-2-like, with translation MQVWLALTILLVYVAFTFLVGVAISLMSPRTCVLMQCNARAKLMKESIDSDIQPCDNFYRFTCGTIASNRTKNAMTVWDDIEKKQLTRLAMFLGREIRSDDHWMLVAAKRLYQNCVDPSKRIDHESMETFLETVVFTGGFPLHEDIIEVQNANADEARARCFGLETANLFYMTIVNIHLSPDPIPRISVPKALRNKFLPSFDNQVEFVSELYKILGKHETVPDKVQRDIKETVRFKEELWRAASSERQGLKTYNMVDLKGFLYDTDLIFVNILKAIHKLLPDQKLTDILISSGFESYIMELDKLLDKTDYKIVRNYSVIESVIAHILFFPKPVRDIYDKYMRNSDEPSIENIAHKKLTCANILRRKMATILSSIYIRLYSPPVATYARLYSMIRYVHKVMKPLISRADWMESKDKRDTNINLNYVSVTNPLPDDVLKYFKNKTEFEEYCSAFCFADITVFDDFLTLNTVIDIYNWLHLNTTVLPWNMYQEYHDVFSTNIYYDQARKSIIVPSGLLRYPSYYSQWPRYLNFGGFGSLLLHELIRALDFAGVNYGASDLDADLWSSFAKENYDKKRRCFLEQYNKYVSHLTGTKLTNLNTVNGIIQDNTAIAVAHLAYQEYKKTRFFPEAKLKHWYGYSVDQLFFINYATYYCTKSDKIYVKGMTDKEVARHSHEYKVVSSLRNYPKFSEVFNCKIGDGMNPADKCSVF, from the coding sequence ATGCAGGTGTGGTTAGCATTGACTATTTTGTTAGTATACGTAGCTTTCACGTTCCTCGTGGGAGTCGCTATTTCCTTGATGAGCCCACGAACCTGTGTCCTGATGCAGTGCAACGCCAGGGCCAAGTTGATGAAGGAGAGCATCGACTCTGATATTCAACCGTGTGACAACTTCTACCGATTCACCTGTGGAACAATCGCATCCAACCGTACAAAGAACGCGATGACTGTCTGGGACGACATCGAGAAGAAGCAACTGACTCGCCTAGCGATGTTTCTGGGTCGGGAGATACGAAGCGATGATCACTGGATGTTGGTGGCAGCCAAAAGGTTATATCAAAACTGTGTGGACCCCAGTAAACGTATCGATCACGAAAGTATGGAGACGTTTTTAGAAACGGTAGTGTTTACCGGGGGCTTCCCTCTACACGAAGATATTATCGAAGTTCAAAATGCGAACGCAGACGAGGCTAGAGCTCGATGCTTCGGCCTGGAAACTGCCAACTTATTCTATATGACTATTGTCAATATCCACTTATCGCCCGATCCTATCCCTCGAATTTCAGTACCAAAAGCTCTCAGGAATAAATTCCTCCCGAGTTTCGATAATCAAGTCGAATTCGTATCGGAATTGTATAAAATCCTGGGGAAACACGAAACAGTACCGGATAAAGTGCAAAGGGACATCAAAGAGACAGTCAGATTTAAAGAGGAACTGTGGAGGGCCGCCAGCAGCGAGCGCCAAGGCTTGAAGACCTACAATATGGTTGATTTAAAAGGATTTCTTTATGATACGGACTTGatatttgtcaatattttaaagGCCATTCATAAATTATTACCTGATCAAAAACTTACAGACATCTTGATAAGCAGCGGCTTTGAATCATACATTATGGAACTAGATAAATTGCTTGATAAGACAGATTATAAAATAGTAAGAAACTACTCGGTCATAGAGAGTGTGATAGCACATATACTGTTTTTCCCGAAACCTGTTAGAGATATCTATGACAAATATATGAGAAATTCAGATGAACCGTCTATAGAGAATATTGCACACAAAAAACTGACTTGCGCAAACATATTAAGAAGGAAAATGGCCACTATATTATCTTCGATTTATATTCGACTTTACTCACCCCCAGTAGCCACGTACGCCAGGCTGTACTCCATGATCCGTTACGTACACAAAGTCATGAAACCTCTGATTAGTAGAGCCGACTGGATGGAGTCCAAGGACAAACGGGATacgaacattaatttaaattacgtttCAGTGACCAACCCTCTTCCTGACGACGTGCTCaagtatttcaaaaacaaaaccgAGTTTGAAGAATATTGCTCTGCTTTTTGTTTCGCAGATATAACAGTATTCGATGATTTTTTAACTCTTAACACGGTGATAGACATATACAACTGGCTACATTTGAATACCACTGTATTGCCTTGGAATATGTATCAAGAATATCACGATGTATTctcaactaatatttattacgaTCAGGCAAGAAAAAGTATTATCGTCCCAAGCGGGCTGTTGAGGTATCCAAGTTATTACAGCCAGTGGCCGAGGTACCTGAACTTTGGAGGTTTTGGAAGTTTGCTGCTTCACGAGCTGATTAGAGCACTCGACTTCGCCGGGGTCAACTACGGAGCGTCAGACTTAGACGCAGACTTATGGTCCAGCTTTGCTAAAGAGAACTACGACAAAAAGAGACGGTGCTTTCTAGAGCAGTACAACAAGTACGTGTCCCATCTCACTGGGACGAAATTGACAAATCTCAACACAGTTAACGGAATCATTCAAGACAATACGGCCATCGCCGTGGCTCATCTAGCATACCAGGAGTACAAAAAGACTCGATTTTTTCCAGAGGCCAAACTGAAGCATTGGTACGGTTACTCGGTGGATCAGCTGTTTTTCATCAACTATGCCACTTACTACTGCACGAAATCTGATAAAATATACGTCAAAGGAATGACAGATAAAGAGGTTGCCAGACACTCCCATGAATATAAAGTCGTGAGCAGCTTAAGGAACTATCCAAAATTCAGTGAGGTATTCAACTGCAAAATAGGAGACGGAATGAATCCTGCAGATAAGTGCAGTGTGTTTTGA